Sequence from the Bacillus mesophilus genome:
GAAGAAATAACCTTCTTCGTCTATTCTACCAATATCTCCTGTTCTAAAAAAACTCTTACCATCTATGGTGATAAACGCATTCTCTGTTTCTTCTGGTCTATTGTAATAGCCCTTGAATACCATAGGACCGTTGACAACGATTTCACCAATCTCTCCGGGATCCAGTTCCTGTAAAGTATTCGTGTCAATAATTCTAGCATCTACATCAAAAGCAGGTACACCCAAGCACTGTAGTTTCGGACGATCTGGTGGATTGAAATGGGTCTGAGCAATGGTTTCTGAAAGACCGTATCCCTCTACAAATTGTAAACCAGTAAGATTAAAAAGCTTTTCTCCTACAGCAGCTGGTAGAGGAGCACCACCGCCAGATATAGCACCTAAAGACGAAATATCATAGTTAGATAGATTGGGATTTGACAAAAAATCAATGAGCATCGTACTAATATTTACCCAATGAGTGCACTTATATTTGCTGATCAACTGACCCGCTAAATCACGATTCCACCTTGTCATACAAACCATAGTTCCACCAGCTAGAATTGGCGCATGAAAGCTATGGACCATTCCAGTAACATGAAATAAAGGTAGCGTCATTAAATGAACACTATCACTCGTTGCACTTGACCAGTAATAAGCACCATAAATATTAGCTTGAACCGTTTTATTTGTGTGAATACAGCCCTTAGGTACACCAGTCGTGCCAGAAGTATAAGGCAATACAGCCACATCATGACAATCACCTTGATATGCCGAGGCTAGCAGGTCTCTGTTCAAGCTCTCTGACCATGAATAATATCCTGGTCCTTCCAATTTTATTGGTGGACTTGATACTTCTAAAGGTGCATGTTCACTTTCTAAGGTAAGGTCAGCATAATCATTATATGAGGCAACCACAATAGACTGTAGACCCGATGTATTTATAAGCGGCATTACATTAGGAAGAAGCTCTTGACCAACTAACCCTACTGAAATGCCTCCATCTTTGATGTAAAAAGAAAGTTCTTCTGCTGTATTCATAGGATTAATAGGCACAACAACTGCATTTATACGTAAAATCGCATAGAAGGAAATTACAAATTGTGGGGAGTTCTGCATAAGAAGTAGAACACGATCACCGCGCTGTACACCCATTTCTTGTTCTAGAAATCCAGCGAGTTGGTTTACTTGTGTAAATAGTTCTTTATAGGTAAGCGATCCTCCGTAATAGTGAATAGCTGTTTTAGAAGGATACCTCTTTGCTGAATACTCAAGATTCTCATAGATGGTTGTTTCAGGGACTGTTAATGAAGTCGTTAATCCTTTTGGCCAATACTCAAAATGGGCTGTTCTCATATAACTTGACCTCCTACACGATATAATAAGTGATGTAAACGCTTCCAACTTGTTGCGAAAATAAAGAACTTACCTTTATATATTCAAGAATTTTACAAATTATACGAGGCTTATTATGTAACTTGTATAATTTGTGCTTTTATCATGAGGCTTCCTTCTATCATAAAAAAAATGGAAAGCAGGAGCTAAACTCTTCCTACTTTCCATTTCTTTCATGTTCAAGGTTTTTAGATCCCTTTTATTAAGGGACTAATACCAATTTCCCTTGAGTTTGTCTTGATTGTAGTAGCTTATGTACATTGACGGCGTCATCAAGTGGATAAACCCCTCCAACAATAAGCTTTAGTTGACCCTTTTGTAAATAAGTTAGTAGTTCGATAAGACTTTGCTGAAGTAAAGCAGGTTTTCTCATGATTTGTGGCAGGAAGAACCCGATAACGGATTGATTTCTCCCCATTAATAATGATGGATTTAGCTTACTCTGTTCACCGCTTGCAGCACCAAAGACAACTAATCTACCAAACGTAGCTAAGCATTCCATCGTCTGATTGAATACCTTTCCCCCTACCATTTCAAGCGCTACGTCCACTCCTTTTCCACCTGTTGCAGCCTTTACCTGCTCCACCCAATCGTCTTCTGTATAATTAATAAGAACATCAGCACCTAGCTCTTTTGCCAAGTCTAGCTTTTCCTTTGTGCTTGCCGTAGCTATAACTTTACCAGCCCCAAAAAGCTTGGCTAATTGAACAGCTATTGTCCCAACTCCCCCTGCTGCTGCATGAACTAATACTGTTTCTCCTTCTTCAAGACGTCCCATCGTTTTTAACACATGATAGGCACTAAGACCTTGTAGTGGAAGGGCAACTGCCTCATTAAAATCAACACCATCTGGTAATGGTATAAGTCCTCTTTCATCAGCAATTGTGTATTCTGCATAACCTGTCGCTTTTTTCGTCCCAAGTAATGTTACTACTTTAGCTCCTACCTCAATAGAAGTAACAGCACTACCTACCTCTACCACAACACCCGCTACTTCTGCACCGGGAACAAAAGGTAATGGTGTTGGAACGACATATTGACCTTCTCGTCTAGCTGTGTCAGCATAGTTAACTCCAATTGCCTTTATCTCAATTACAACTTCATTCTCCTCAGGTGTTGGCTTTTCTAATTCAACAATTTCTAATACTTCTGGTCCACCATACTTTGTAAATTGAACTGCTTTCATTGTTCTACCTCCCTGAAAATGCTGGTCTTCTTTTTTCAACAAATGCTTGGACACCTTCTCTATGATCAGTTGTGGTGACCATCATCGCCTGAGTGATTCGTTCTTGCTCAAGCATTTCCTCAAGTGTAGATTGTGGTGCAAGATCTACAAGCTTTTTTATCATCCCATATGCGACACTTGGACCATTTGCTAGCTTAGTAGCAAGCTTTACAGTCTCATCCTTTAAAGAATCTAAAGGATATACATGATTAACGATTCCATACTCTAATGCCTTCCCCGCTAATAGAGGTTCAGCAGTAAAGAATAGCTCTTTGGCACGATTTGGACCAATTAGTCGAGGTAGGAAATATAATCCTCCTCCATCCGAAATTAAGCCCACTTGCGCAAAGCTTAAAATGAATTTGCTGTCCTCTGCTGCTAGGATCATGTCTGCTGCTAAAGCAAGATTAAAGCCTGCACCAGCTGCAAAGCCATGAACGGATGCGATAATAGGCTTAGGTAGGTTTTTCATAGCTGTAATACATTCGTTTAATTTGCCAATATGGTCATAAACATCCTTTGGAGAAGTCTTCCCCATCGTTTTCACATCTCCGCCTGCAGTAAAGGCACGGCCTGATCCTGAAAGAACTACTACTCTTATTTCTTCATCTGTGGCAGCTTTTTTGAATGCATTTGTTAAACCCAAAATCATATCTGGACTAAATGCATTTAAGCTGTCTGGTCGATTTAGTGTTAAAGAAAGTACAGGTCCGTCTTGGTGGATTAATAAATGTTCAGTTGACATATTCATACACTCCTTAAATTTATTGTTTTGGACAGTGTTCGTTCCACTAATGTATATATTCAAAAGCAACAATCTTTACGAAAAGAGCCTAAACAATTAACCAACCACCATCTGCTAATAGATCTGATCCTGTCATATAGGATGCTTCCTTTGAAGCAGCAAAGCAAATTACGCTGCTTATTTCCTCAGGTCGGCCTACTCGCTTTAGAGCTGTACTTCTTTTGATGGCGTCAACAAATTTATCGTTTTGGAGTCCCTGTTCTGTTAATGGAGTCTCTACAAACCCTGGAGAAACCGAATTGGCACGAATACCGTAATGAGAAAACTCATTTGCCAGCGCTCTAGTAAAATTGATTACCGCTGCCTTTGCTGCACTATAGTGTGGAATCTGCGCGCCAGCCTTATGCCCTGACAAGGAAGCAACGTTAACTACAGAACGGTTTTGAACGCCATTAGATTGACTTCCTTTTACCATTACTTCGCCTAACAGCTTTGAAACTAGAAAGACACTTCTTAAATTTACATTTTGAACGGCATCCCAATCTTCAATGGATAGCTTTAGTATTTTGTTATGGGAAGAACCACCAGCGTTGTTAACAAGAACATGGAGGTCTCCATACGTATCTTTCACATAGTTTGCTAGATCTCTAACATCTTCTTCATCCGTTACGTCCGCTGCGAAAACCTCCGCACTTGGAATTTTCAACGTATCGTTTATTTCTTGTGCAACACGTTCTAGTTTGGACTTCGTCCTTCCCACAAGAATAACCCTTGCTCCTTCTTTCGCTAATTGCTTAGCTGTTGCTTCACCAATCCCACTACCAGCTCCCGTAACAACTGCAATGGTTTCATTAAATCTCATGACAACATCCCCCTTCAGTAATTTGTTTATTCTATTAGTTGTAAAGAATAAGCCTTGATTCGAAGCTGGGTTCTAGTTGTTCTACTGATTTTAGCAGCCATACTGATTTGCATCGTACATGGCTTCCGCGATATCTCGATTTCTTTGGACAAAGCCTACTGGTTGGAATCTTCCTAAAACGTTATGTAACAGAGCAAGTATAGACTCTAGTTCATTACCACTTGTTATACCTGCTACAATTTTTTTAGAAATCCCTTCAACTTCAATAATAGAGTCCTCAACAAACGAGGTTGCTAGATTGATTTTTAGTTGCTCCTTAGCATCTCCATTTTTCTGAACGGCCTTAACTGAACGATATACAGCTGATTCTGCTGCAAATAAAGTAATTGCAATGTCTGATAAACGCATAATAATTTCTTGTTCTTCTACTAATCTCTGCCCTAACTGCTCGTAGGCAATTCCCATACAAAGTAAGAATACCCGACGAATCGTTGCAACAGCTTCCTTTTCTCTAGCTAATGTTCCTTCGTACGAGACTGCTTGCGATTGTAGTTCTACTCGTGCCTGTTTCACGAGTTCTGCTAAAGGAATTTCACCCTTTAACCCTTTTCTAAGCACATGAGTCGGAATCAGCAGTCGGTTGATTTCATTCGTACCTTCAAAGATACGATTTATTCTAGAGTCGCGGTACATTTGCTCTACTTTATACTCTTGTATAAAGCCTGCACCTCCGTGCAACTGTACTGCCTCGTCAACTGCATAATCCAAGGTCTCAGAACCATACACCTTACAAAGGGCACATTCTATGGAATATTCCATCAATGCTTTTCCAATCTGTCCAAGATCAGTAGATTCATATAAATCACCTAGGACATCCTCTAGTAGTTGAGCCGTTCGATATTGCAGAGATTCAGCTGCATATATACGCGCTGCCAACTTAGCTACTTTCTCCTTTGAAGCTCCAAAGTCAGCAATTCGCTTTCCAAACTGTTGTCGCTCTTGAATATACTGAACAGTTGTATTAAAGGCATGCTTCGCACCACCCATTGTTGCTGCACCCAAGTTAAATCTACCTAAATTTAAAACATCTAGGGCAATCACATGTCCTTTTCCAATTTCACCTAATAAGTTTTCAACTGGAACTAGACAATCTTCTAATACTACAGAACGGGTAGATGAACCCTTTATTCCCATCTTCTTTTCTTCAGGACCTAATGATAAGCCTGGAAAGTCCTTTTCAACAATAAAGGCTGTAAATTTTGTACCATCTACTTTGGCATAAACGATAAATGTGTCAGAGAAAATTGCATTAGTGATATATAATTTCGTACCATTTAAAATATAATGGGTACCCTCGTCATTAAGTTTTGCTGTTGTTTTAGCAGCTAGTGCATCTGAACCAGAGCCTGGCTCTGTTAAACAATAAGCTCCTAAATATTCACCAGAAGCAAGCTTCGGTAAATATCTTTTCTTTTGATCCTCATTCCCGAAATACGTAATAGGCAGTGTAGCTATACATGTATGGTTTGAATGAGCAACTCCGTATCCACTAGCACGACCAACAGCTTCTCCAACTAAGGCCTTGCTAATTTTGTCAAGCCCTAGCCCTTCATATGCTTCTGGTACACTATGAGCTAGTAAACCAAGCTCCCCTGCCTTATGCAATAGGCTTACAACTCGATCAAAGTCCTGATGTTCAATATCCTCTCGATACGGTTCAACCTCTTTTTCAATGAATTGCTTGGCTGTCGAAGCGATCATTCGATGCTCTTCTGTAAAATCCTCAGGAGTAAATAATTCATCAGCCTCAATTTGTCTAAAAAGAAAGCTTCCTCCGTATTGATTAGATTTGATTGCTACCATGTTTTGGTCATCTCCTTTTTGATGCTATCTCCTTGTAAATGATGTTCAAAAAGTCCGGGAAAAATAGCTGTCGAATTTTTTCGTTCCTGTTTTTCCGCTCCTCATGTATAAAAAGCATAGACTCCGGTGCTCAAACCTTCACCGCCTTGAGCTTCTC
This genomic interval carries:
- a CDS encoding long-chain fatty acid--CoA ligase; protein product: MRTAHFEYWPKGLTTSLTVPETTIYENLEYSAKRYPSKTAIHYYGGSLTYKELFTQVNQLAGFLEQEMGVQRGDRVLLLMQNSPQFVISFYAILRINAVVVPINPMNTAEELSFYIKDGGISVGLVGQELLPNVMPLINTSGLQSIVVASYNDYADLTLESEHAPLEVSSPPIKLEGPGYYSWSESLNRDLLASAYQGDCHDVAVLPYTSGTTGVPKGCIHTNKTVQANIYGAYYWSSATSDSVHLMTLPLFHVTGMVHSFHAPILAGGTMVCMTRWNRDLAGQLISKYKCTHWVNISTMLIDFLSNPNLSNYDISSLGAISGGGAPLPAAVGEKLFNLTGLQFVEGYGLSETIAQTHFNPPDRPKLQCLGVPAFDVDARIIDTNTLQELDPGEIGEIVVNGPMVFKGYYNRPEETENAFITIDGKSFFRTGDIGRIDEEGYFFMVDRLKRMINASGFKVWPTEVESLLYAHPAIQQACVVGVPDEKRGETVKAFVILQSGQEGKVTEEEIIEWAKERMAAYKYPRFIEFRDEFPKTSSGKILWRKLQEDELAKQNS
- a CDS encoding quinone oxidoreductase family protein — translated: MKAVQFTKYGGPEVLEIVELEKPTPEENEVVIEIKAIGVNYADTARREGQYVVPTPLPFVPGAEVAGVVVEVGSAVTSIEVGAKVVTLLGTKKATGYAEYTIADERGLIPLPDGVDFNEAVALPLQGLSAYHVLKTMGRLEEGETVLVHAAAGGVGTIAVQLAKLFGAGKVIATASTKEKLDLAKELGADVLINYTEDDWVEQVKAATGGKGVDVALEMVGGKVFNQTMECLATFGRLVVFGAASGEQSKLNPSLLMGRNQSVIGFFLPQIMRKPALLQQSLIELLTYLQKGQLKLIVGGVYPLDDAVNVHKLLQSRQTQGKLVLVP
- a CDS encoding enoyl-CoA hydratase/isomerase family protein, which produces MSTEHLLIHQDGPVLSLTLNRPDSLNAFSPDMILGLTNAFKKAATDEEIRVVVLSGSGRAFTAGGDVKTMGKTSPKDVYDHIGKLNECITAMKNLPKPIIASVHGFAAGAGFNLALAADMILAAEDSKFILSFAQVGLISDGGGLYFLPRLIGPNRAKELFFTAEPLLAGKALEYGIVNHVYPLDSLKDETVKLATKLANGPSVAYGMIKKLVDLAPQSTLEEMLEQERITQAMMVTTTDHREGVQAFVEKRRPAFSGR
- a CDS encoding SDR family NAD(P)-dependent oxidoreductase, giving the protein MRFNETIAVVTGAGSGIGEATAKQLAKEGARVILVGRTKSKLERVAQEINDTLKIPSAEVFAADVTDEEDVRDLANYVKDTYGDLHVLVNNAGGSSHNKILKLSIEDWDAVQNVNLRSVFLVSKLLGEVMVKGSQSNGVQNRSVVNVASLSGHKAGAQIPHYSAAKAAVINFTRALANEFSHYGIRANSVSPGFVETPLTEQGLQNDKFVDAIKRSTALKRVGRPEEISSVICFAASKEASYMTGSDLLADGGWLIV
- a CDS encoding acyl-CoA dehydrogenase family protein produces the protein MVAIKSNQYGGSFLFRQIEADELFTPEDFTEEHRMIASTAKQFIEKEVEPYREDIEHQDFDRVVSLLHKAGELGLLAHSVPEAYEGLGLDKISKALVGEAVGRASGYGVAHSNHTCIATLPITYFGNEDQKKRYLPKLASGEYLGAYCLTEPGSGSDALAAKTTAKLNDEGTHYILNGTKLYITNAIFSDTFIVYAKVDGTKFTAFIVEKDFPGLSLGPEEKKMGIKGSSTRSVVLEDCLVPVENLLGEIGKGHVIALDVLNLGRFNLGAATMGGAKHAFNTTVQYIQERQQFGKRIADFGASKEKVAKLAARIYAAESLQYRTAQLLEDVLGDLYESTDLGQIGKALMEYSIECALCKVYGSETLDYAVDEAVQLHGGAGFIQEYKVEQMYRDSRINRIFEGTNEINRLLIPTHVLRKGLKGEIPLAELVKQARVELQSQAVSYEGTLAREKEAVATIRRVFLLCMGIAYEQLGQRLVEEQEIIMRLSDIAITLFAAESAVYRSVKAVQKNGDAKEQLKINLATSFVEDSIIEVEGISKKIVAGITSGNELESILALLHNVLGRFQPVGFVQRNRDIAEAMYDANQYGC